In Sporichthyaceae bacterium, one genomic interval encodes:
- a CDS encoding protein kinase, with the protein RRGTLAEHVHRHGPLPPAEAARVAVQLAAALAAAHRLEVVHRDVHPANVLVSDHGGALLAGFGSSDEEPAGELVARDPATVQFTAPEVLDGDPAGPAADLYAWAATVYHLLTGRPPFPAQPGEGFTTIYIRIVSQQAPALSADVPAVLRDLVAAGLAKDAADRPADAAAVAEALVRAGAGAGDPAVLTQHTETPDERGLIHLLPRPRRR; encoded by the coding sequence CGCCGGGGCACGCTGGCCGAACACGTGCACCGGCACGGGCCGCTGCCGCCCGCGGAGGCCGCACGGGTGGCCGTTCAACTCGCCGCCGCCCTGGCCGCGGCGCACCGGTTGGAGGTCGTGCACCGCGACGTGCACCCGGCCAACGTGCTGGTCTCCGACCACGGTGGAGCCCTGCTCGCCGGCTTCGGCTCGTCGGACGAGGAGCCCGCCGGAGAACTGGTCGCGCGCGACCCGGCCACGGTGCAATTCACCGCGCCCGAGGTGCTGGACGGGGATCCGGCCGGTCCGGCCGCCGATCTGTACGCCTGGGCGGCCACCGTGTATCACCTGCTGACCGGGCGGCCCCCGTTCCCGGCCCAGCCGGGCGAGGGCTTCACGACGATCTACATCCGCATCGTCAGCCAGCAGGCGCCCGCCCTGTCCGCCGACGTGCCCGCCGTGCTGCGTGATCTGGTCGCGGCCGGGCTGGCCAAGGACGCCGCCGATCGCCCGGCCGACGCGGCCGCAGTGGCCGAGGCGTTGGTGCGAGCCGGTGCGGGCGCGGGCGACCCGGCCGTGCTCACCCAGCACACAGAGACTCCCGATGAGCGCGGCCTGATCCATCTGTTGCCCCGCCCGCGGCGTCGCTGA